TGGCGTCTCGCTTTCACTGCTGCTCATCTCACTCCTGCTCATGGCATCAGCTTGGCGCCATGAACCAAAAATGAACAACTCCAGGCATCCAAACCGGCTTGCGCGAACCCATCACGGGCCGCATTCAACGCCTGATCAGCATCCAGTCGATTGGCAAACAGGGCGAAGCAACTCGGCCCTGAACCACTCATCGCCGTTCTCAGCTGCCCAGGAAGACCCTGAAGCAAACGAAGGGCCGTTTGCACAGAGGCTGTTTGAGGTGCCACTACATCCTGTAAGTCATTGCGCAGCGGAGGCGGCTCAGCCGTTCGAAGCGGATGCAACCACGGGGCTGCACGCAATTGCTGCCGCCGTTGTGCAAAAGCGTCTTCATCGCACAAATAGTGGTCGCCCTTGAGACGACGACACTCGCCATAGGCCCAGGGCGTCGAAACACTCACGCTGGGATCTTTCACCAGCACCACTCCGAAAGACTGCGCTGCTGCGGGGACGGATTCCAAACATTCGCCTCGGCCGAAGCAGAGCTGACTCCCACCGGCAAGACAAAACGGCATGTCGG
This portion of the Synechococcus sp. ROS8604 genome encodes:
- the ispE gene encoding 4-(cytidine 5'-diphospho)-2-C-methyl-D-erythritol kinase, yielding MTATIRVTAPAKINLHLEVLGQRSDGFHELAMVMQSIDLADQLDCSNSADGLIQLSCDQPGLSCGNDNLVMRAAELLRQRSGFHELGAHLHLRKRIPIGAGLAGGSSDGAAALLALNTLWGLGHSQDQLLAMAAELGSDMPFCLAGGSQLCFGRGECLESVPAAAQSFGVVLVKDPSVSVSTPWAYGECRRLKGDHYLCDEDAFAQRRQQLRAAPWLHPLRTAEPPPLRNDLQDVVAPQTASVQTALRLLQGLPGQLRTAMSGSGPSCFALFANRLDADQALNAARDGFAQAGLDAWSCSFLVHGAKLMP